The following are encoded together in the Microcoleus sp. FACHB-68 genome:
- a CDS encoding dihydrolipoamide acetyltransferase family protein produces MIHEVFMPALSSTMTEGKIVSWEKSPGDKIEKGETVVVVESDKADMDVESFYEGYLATIIVSAGDTAPVGAAIALVAETEAEIESAKQQAAGKSQPAAKSATPEPAAATQSKVEEPAITQASTSRQNGRSIASPRAKKLAKELNVDLKSLHGSGPHGRIVAEDVEAAAGKAKQPVGATATPGMTSPTPTPAPAPAPQVKPAAPAAPVSVAPGQVVPFNTLQNAVVRNMVASLQVPVFRVGYTITTDNLDKLYKQIKSKGVTMTALLAKAVAVTLQKHPLLNASYTDAGIQHNSGINIAVAVAMEGGGLITPVLQNADQVDIYSLSRSWKDLVERSRAKQLQPAEYTTGTFTLSNLGMYGVDSFDAILPPGQGSILAIGGARPQVVATEDGMMGVRRQMTVNITCDHRIIYGADAAAFLQDLAKLIETNTQSLTM; encoded by the coding sequence ATGATTCACGAAGTTTTCATGCCGGCCCTCAGTTCCACCATGACCGAAGGCAAAATCGTCTCTTGGGAAAAATCTCCAGGGGACAAAATCGAAAAAGGTGAAACGGTGGTGGTGGTCGAGTCTGACAAGGCAGATATGGATGTGGAGTCCTTCTATGAAGGGTATCTAGCCACGATCATCGTATCTGCCGGCGACACCGCCCCGGTTGGTGCTGCCATCGCTTTAGTCGCCGAAACAGAAGCAGAAATTGAAAGCGCCAAGCAGCAAGCCGCTGGCAAAAGTCAGCCGGCAGCAAAAAGTGCAACTCCTGAGCCGGCAGCAGCAACTCAGTCCAAAGTTGAAGAACCGGCAATTACTCAGGCAAGCACCAGCCGGCAAAACGGACGCAGTATTGCCTCACCCCGCGCTAAGAAGCTGGCAAAGGAACTTAACGTTGATTTGAAGTCCCTGCACGGAAGTGGCCCACATGGCCGGATCGTGGCAGAGGATGTGGAAGCGGCTGCCGGGAAGGCGAAACAGCCGGTGGGTGCCACAGCAACGCCAGGAATGACATCCCCGACACCGACACCGGCCCCGGCCCCGGCACCTCAAGTGAAGCCGGCAGCCCCCGCCGCCCCGGTATCTGTGGCACCGGGCCAAGTGGTGCCCTTCAACACCCTGCAAAATGCAGTGGTGCGGAATATGGTGGCGAGTTTGCAAGTGCCGGTGTTCCGTGTGGGTTACACCATTACCACGGACAATTTAGATAAGCTTTACAAGCAAATCAAGTCCAAAGGCGTTACCATGACGGCCCTGCTGGCAAAAGCCGTGGCGGTGACACTGCAAAAACACCCGCTGCTAAATGCCAGCTACACAGATGCGGGAATTCAGCATAACTCCGGAATCAATATTGCGGTAGCCGTGGCAATGGAAGGCGGCGGCTTGATCACGCCGGTGTTACAAAATGCCGATCAAGTTGATATTTACTCCCTGTCTCGCAGCTGGAAGGATTTAGTGGAGCGCTCCAGAGCCAAGCAATTACAGCCGGCGGAATATACCACAGGAACCTTCACTTTGTCAAACCTGGGAATGTACGGGGTGGATAGCTTCGATGCGATTTTGCCGCCTGGACAAGGTTCCATTCTGGCAATTGGAGGGGCGCGGCCTCAAGTGGTGGCGACCGAAGATGGCATGATGGGTGTACGCCGGCAAATGACGGTCAATATCACCTGTGACCACCGGATTATCTACGGTGCCGATGCTGCGGCATTCTTGCAGGATTTGGCAAAATTGATTGAAACAAATACTCAATCACTGACTATGTAG
- the recQ gene encoding DNA helicase RecQ — protein sequence MSAKIPLPATQPLSLEQALKHFFGYDSFRPGQRQIVEDALAHRDSLIIMPTGGGKSLCFQLPALLKPGVTVVVSPLIALMQDQVEALQNNGIGATFLNSTLNWQEVRAREEAILAGNIKLLYVAPERLLADRFLPFLEQVRSQLGVCAFAIDEAHCVSEWGHDFRPEYRQMQHLRRRYPDIPIMALTATATTRVRQDIIQQLALQEPCIHIASFNRPNLYYEVRPKNKQSYRELLQLIKQAGGSSIIYCLSRRKVDELAFKLQQDKISALPYHAGMSDEQRSINQTRFIRDDVQVMVATIAFGMGINKPDVRCVIHNDLPRNLESYYQESGRAGRDGEPARCILFFSYGDKKSIEHFIDQKPDPQEQRIAHQQLRRMIDYAEGTDCRRTIQLSYFGEEFAGNCDTCDNCRQPKPIQDWTIEAQKFLSCVARCKERFGMTYIIDVLRGSKKEKILQYKHHELSTYGIGMDKTADDWKLLGRSLVHQGLLDETADGYQVLKLNERSWEVLRKQRSVSIAVPSAPAASTETDKDRHSAEVEMLVSRLRLLRKQLANEQSLPPYMVFADSTLRLMAQQRPLTPEEFSQISGVGDYKLAQYGQRFIAEIQAYCQEHGISPRASLNNSASPEPATLKQNSPDSAHLPTYTQMQTLELHRQGLSVEAIAKQRNLKPTTITNHLAELIEMNQPVDLNQIVPLPDRQRILQAIEAVGTHALKPVYEYLEETYSYGEIRLVGAWVRNGQKALTQPEKQP from the coding sequence ATGTCAGCAAAAATCCCGTTACCGGCAACCCAGCCCTTGTCTTTAGAACAAGCACTCAAACATTTTTTTGGCTATGACAGCTTCCGTCCCGGACAACGGCAGATTGTAGAGGACGCCTTAGCCCACCGGGATTCGCTGATCATCATGCCCACTGGCGGCGGAAAATCCCTGTGCTTTCAGTTGCCGGCACTCCTCAAACCAGGCGTCACAGTGGTGGTATCGCCGCTGATCGCCTTAATGCAAGATCAGGTAGAAGCGCTGCAAAATAACGGTATTGGCGCAACCTTTCTTAACAGTACCCTTAACTGGCAAGAAGTCCGGGCGCGTGAAGAAGCCATCCTTGCCGGCAACATTAAACTGCTCTATGTCGCCCCAGAACGGCTTTTAGCCGACCGATTTTTACCCTTCTTAGAGCAAGTGCGATCTCAACTGGGTGTCTGCGCCTTTGCCATCGATGAAGCCCATTGTGTCTCCGAGTGGGGGCACGACTTCCGCCCAGAATACCGGCAAATGCAACACTTGCGCCGGCGCTACCCAGACATCCCGATCATGGCGCTGACTGCCACCGCCACCACCCGTGTACGTCAAGATATTATCCAGCAGTTGGCGCTACAAGAACCTTGCATTCATATCGCCAGTTTCAACCGGCCTAATCTTTATTACGAAGTTCGCCCCAAAAACAAGCAATCTTATAGAGAACTCCTGCAACTGATCAAACAAGCCGGTGGCAGCAGCATTATCTATTGCCTCAGCCGGCGCAAAGTCGATGAACTTGCTTTTAAATTGCAACAAGATAAAATTTCCGCCCTGCCCTATCATGCCGGTATGAGCGATGAACAGCGCAGCATCAATCAAACTCGCTTCATTCGCGATGATGTGCAAGTTATGGTTGCCACCATCGCTTTTGGCATGGGTATTAACAAACCCGACGTGCGCTGTGTTATCCATAACGACTTGCCCCGCAACTTAGAAAGCTATTATCAAGAATCGGGACGGGCAGGGCGAGATGGAGAGCCGGCACGCTGTATCCTGTTCTTCAGCTATGGCGACAAAAAAAGCATCGAACACTTCATCGACCAAAAACCAGACCCTCAAGAACAGCGAATCGCCCATCAACAACTGCGCCGCATGATCGATTATGCCGAAGGCACAGACTGCCGGCGTACCATCCAACTGAGTTACTTTGGCGAAGAATTTGCCGGCAACTGCGACACCTGCGACAACTGCCGGCAGCCCAAACCCATCCAAGACTGGACAATAGAAGCCCAAAAATTCCTCTCCTGCGTCGCTCGTTGCAAAGAACGCTTCGGCATGACCTATATTATTGACGTACTGCGCGGCTCCAAAAAAGAGAAAATCTTACAGTACAAACATCACGAACTCTCAACCTATGGCATCGGGATGGATAAAACCGCCGATGATTGGAAACTACTAGGGCGATCACTCGTGCACCAAGGTTTATTAGACGAAACCGCAGATGGTTATCAAGTCCTGAAACTCAACGAACGCAGTTGGGAAGTTTTGCGAAAACAACGCTCAGTTTCAATCGCCGTTCCCAGCGCACCGGCAGCTAGCACCGAGACAGACAAAGATCGCCACTCAGCAGAAGTAGAAATGCTGGTAAGCCGGCTGCGGTTACTTCGCAAACAACTTGCTAACGAGCAATCCCTCCCCCCTTACATGGTATTTGCCGATTCCACCCTGCGATTGATGGCCCAGCAAAGACCCCTAACCCCTGAAGAATTTAGCCAAATTTCCGGCGTAGGAGATTATAAACTCGCTCAATACGGGCAGCGCTTCATTGCCGAAATCCAAGCTTACTGTCAAGAACACGGCATTAGCCCACGGGCGAGTCTCAATAACAGCGCTTCACCAGAACCGGCAACCCTCAAACAAAACTCTCCAGATTCAGCCCACCTTCCCACTTACACCCAAATGCAAACACTGGAATTGCACCGGCAAGGTTTAAGCGTCGAAGCAATTGCTAAACAGCGCAACCTCAAACCCACCACCATCACCAACCATCTAGCTGAACTGATAGAAATGAATCAGCCGGTAGATTTAAACCAGATCGTGCCACTACCAGATCGGCAGAGAATTTTGCAAGCCATCGAAGCCGTCGGAACCCACGCCCTCAAACCCGTTTATGAATATTTAGAGGAAACCTACAGTTATGGAGAAATTCGCTTAGTCGGCGCATGGGTGCGAAACGGACAAAAAGCACTCACACAGCCAGAAAAGCAACCCTAA
- a CDS encoding ROK family protein: protein MVETTGSARTLAVDIGGSGIKVIVLDEAGEPLTERSRMETPQPPKPDAVLAVIAQLAAGQGEFDRVSVGFPGVVRNGVTYTAVNLDPAWMEFDLAAALQERLGKPVRVANDADMQGMGAIAGNGVELVVTLGTGFGSALFVNGKLVPNLEMGHHPFRKGETYEQQLRRTALDDIGQKRWNRRLEKAIGTLGRLFNYDCLYIGGGEAKKVSLELPANVKIVPNISGLLGGIALWRD, encoded by the coding sequence ATGGTTGAAACAACTGGATCGGCCCGCACCCTAGCCGTAGACATTGGCGGCAGTGGTATTAAAGTAATCGTCTTGGATGAAGCCGGTGAACCGCTGACGGAACGTAGTCGGATGGAGACGCCGCAACCCCCCAAACCGGATGCGGTACTCGCGGTGATCGCCCAATTAGCCGCCGGACAGGGAGAATTTGATCGCGTCTCTGTGGGATTTCCCGGTGTGGTGCGAAACGGGGTTACTTATACGGCGGTAAATTTAGACCCAGCTTGGATGGAATTTGACCTGGCGGCGGCGCTGCAAGAGCGGTTAGGCAAGCCGGTGCGCGTGGCAAATGATGCGGATATGCAGGGAATGGGCGCAATTGCCGGCAACGGAGTTGAACTGGTGGTTACTTTGGGCACCGGCTTTGGTTCTGCACTCTTTGTGAACGGTAAATTAGTGCCGAATTTAGAAATGGGACATCATCCATTTCGCAAGGGGGAAACCTACGAACAACAATTAAGGCGTACGGCGTTGGATGATATCGGTCAAAAACGGTGGAACCGGCGCTTGGAAAAAGCGATTGGCACCCTTGGACGTTTGTTTAATTATGATTGCCTTTATATTGGCGGCGGTGAGGCGAAAAAAGTCTCGCTGGAGTTGCCGGCAAATGTCAAAATTGTGCCGAATATTAGTGGTTTATTAGGCGGTATTGCTTTGTGGCGCGATTAA
- a CDS encoding zinc-dependent alcohol dehydrogenase family protein, whose amino-acid sequence MKAVVMTAAGDPEVLQLQDIPQPNIEKDTEILVRLKAAGVNPIDTKLRKRGTFYPDQTPAVLGCDGAGIVEATGSAVSKFNAGDEVYFCNGGLGGSTGNYAEYAVIDERFAAKKPASLSFAEAAAAPLVLLTAWEALYDRARLQAGQKVLIHAGAGGVGHVAIQLAKLQGAEVCTTVGDEEKAEFVRQLGADLAILYKETDFVQATLDWTDGEGADIVFDTVGGETFYKSCPAVRVYGDIVTILEPAPEDGNLKVARLRNLRISLELMLTPMFQGLAKYQEDQAKILQQCATLIDEGRLKIHLGKTFPLQEAVAAHRLQETGSMTGKIVLLID is encoded by the coding sequence ATGAAAGCAGTGGTGATGACCGCAGCCGGCGATCCAGAAGTCTTGCAATTACAAGATATTCCACAACCGAATATTGAAAAAGATACAGAAATTTTAGTGCGGTTAAAAGCAGCCGGGGTTAATCCCATCGATACTAAACTTCGTAAACGGGGGACTTTTTACCCTGATCAAACACCGGCAGTTTTGGGATGCGACGGTGCCGGCATTGTGGAAGCAACCGGCAGTGCTGTTAGTAAGTTTAATGCCGGCGATGAAGTTTATTTCTGCAATGGTGGACTTGGTGGCTCTACCGGCAACTATGCAGAATATGCGGTTATTGATGAGCGCTTTGCAGCTAAAAAACCGGCTTCATTGAGCTTTGCTGAAGCCGCAGCAGCGCCTCTGGTTCTGTTGACGGCTTGGGAAGCGCTTTATGATCGCGCACGCTTGCAAGCCGGCCAAAAAGTGTTAATTCATGCCGGTGCCGGTGGGGTTGGTCATGTGGCAATTCAACTGGCAAAATTGCAAGGTGCTGAGGTTTGCACAACGGTGGGAGATGAAGAAAAAGCGGAGTTTGTCCGGCAACTCGGTGCTGATTTAGCGATTTTGTACAAAGAAACGGACTTTGTTCAAGCAACTTTAGACTGGACGGATGGAGAAGGTGCGGATATTGTTTTCGATACCGTTGGGGGAGAAACGTTTTATAAAAGTTGTCCAGCGGTGCGAGTTTATGGCGATATTGTCACCATTTTAGAGCCAGCACCTGAAGATGGAAATTTGAAAGTCGCTCGGCTACGAAACTTGCGAATTAGTCTAGAACTGATGCTCACACCGATGTTTCAAGGCTTGGCGAAATATCAGGAAGATCAGGCAAAGATTTTGCAACAATGTGCCACTCTGATTGATGAGGGCCGGCTCAAAATTCATTTGGGTAAAACGTTTCCATTGCAAGAGGCTGTAGCAGCTCATCGACTCCAAGAAACGGGTTCGATGACTGGCAAGATTGTCTTGCTGATCGACTAA
- a CDS encoding YlqD family protein — MDAANSLLLKRAITVKAIVTSRWKEEAQQQLQAQINQLDSQLQQLEMQGQRMISEIQRQSLQPPGPQVMQQIENIQGQVNQKKSELLEQKNQILQQLQQVQQLELEQEVNQGQIESFFRIERGDNLIHKMQVEILLRDGVVEEIRGDL; from the coding sequence ATGGATGCGGCCAACTCTTTATTACTGAAACGCGCTATTACGGTTAAAGCTATCGTCACCTCGCGGTGGAAAGAAGAAGCGCAACAGCAACTCCAAGCCCAAATCAACCAACTAGACAGTCAGTTGCAACAGCTAGAAATGCAAGGGCAGCGGATGATTTCGGAAATTCAGAGGCAAAGCTTGCAGCCCCCCGGCCCTCAGGTAATGCAACAAATTGAAAACATTCAAGGTCAGGTGAATCAAAAGAAAAGTGAGCTGCTAGAGCAAAAAAATCAAATTTTACAACAGTTGCAACAAGTGCAGCAGTTAGAACTTGAACAAGAGGTCAACCAAGGTCAAATTGAAAGCTTTTTCCGCATTGAGCGCGGTGACAACTTGATTCACAAAATGCAAGTTGAAATTCTGCTGCGCGATGGTGTGGTAGAGGAAATTCGCGGCGATCTCTAG
- a CDS encoding long-chain fatty acid--CoA ligase produces MNRPATDLYSYMTERERANVADMAEYNSVQSLPEIWPLARSRFGQTLALWDPHSKPEVKLTYTQLADQIQQFAGGIQSLGLPPAIDGVPPRVALFSDNNPRWFIADQGIMTAGGADAVRSSQADRDELLYILENSGSTGLVVENLATLKKLRPQLDDLPVQWVVLLSDEQPPESETLKIVNYTQLMAEAASQTLRLAMPKGQTLATLLYTSGTTGKPKGVILTHANFLHQINTLGVALQAHMGDCALTILPTWHSFGRIGEYFLLSQGCTQIYTNIRYVKQDLKQYKPQYLIAVPRLWESIYEAIQKQFREQPANKQKLVKTLLGFSQSYIESRRTLKELRLEPHPPSLPEKLLAGIKTAAFWPFHTFADRLVYGKIREATGGRMKYAICGGGSLAMHLENFFEIVDVQLLVGYGLTETTPVLTARRPWHNLRGSSGRPLPATEIRIVDPETRQVLPAGERGLVLARGPQLMQGYFQNPQATSKAIDKDGWFDTGDLGWLTPGNDVVLTGRAKDTIVLTNGENIEPQPIEDACVRSPYIDQIMLVGQDQKVLGALIVPNLDALQKWAIEQNIPLPADGKELDLSAKPVQELFRQELNREVPNRPGYRPDDRIGPFRLIAEPFTIENGMMTQTLKIKRPVVMEHYRDMINGMFS; encoded by the coding sequence ATGAATCGCCCCGCCACCGACCTTTATTCCTACATGACCGAGCGAGAACGCGCCAACGTTGCCGACATGGCAGAGTACAATTCTGTGCAGTCTCTGCCAGAAATTTGGCCTCTAGCGCGTTCTCGGTTCGGCCAAACACTTGCCCTGTGGGACCCCCACAGCAAACCTGAAGTAAAGCTTACCTATACCCAACTTGCCGATCAAATACAACAGTTTGCCGGCGGCATCCAGTCATTAGGTTTACCTCCAGCAATCGACGGAGTTCCCCCCCGTGTTGCCTTGTTTTCTGATAACAATCCCCGGTGGTTCATCGCCGATCAAGGCATTATGACAGCCGGCGGCGCAGATGCCGTCAGATCCTCTCAAGCAGATCGCGATGAACTGCTGTATATCTTAGAAAATAGCGGCAGCACCGGCTTAGTCGTAGAAAACCTTGCCACACTAAAAAAACTGCGTCCCCAGCTAGACGACTTGCCGGTGCAGTGGGTCGTTTTACTCTCAGATGAACAACCCCCCGAATCAGAAACCTTAAAAATTGTCAACTACACCCAACTGATGGCAGAAGCGGCAAGCCAAACGCTCAGGCTAGCCATGCCAAAAGGCCAAACTCTGGCCACCCTTCTCTACACCTCTGGCACCACCGGCAAACCAAAAGGCGTCATCCTCACCCATGCAAACTTCCTGCACCAAATTAATACTCTTGGGGTGGCATTGCAAGCGCACATGGGCGACTGCGCCCTGACGATTCTTCCCACCTGGCACAGCTTCGGGCGTATTGGGGAATACTTCCTTCTCTCCCAAGGCTGCACCCAAATCTACACCAACATTCGCTACGTCAAACAAGACTTGAAACAGTACAAGCCGCAGTATTTGATCGCCGTTCCCCGTCTGTGGGAATCGATTTATGAAGCGATTCAGAAACAATTTCGTGAACAACCGGCAAACAAACAAAAGTTGGTGAAAACCTTGCTAGGCTTCAGTCAAAGCTACATCGAATCTCGCCGCACGCTGAAAGAATTGCGCCTAGAACCTCATCCTCCCTCACTTCCTGAAAAGTTACTGGCCGGCATCAAAACAGCCGCTTTCTGGCCATTCCATACCTTCGCAGACCGGCTGGTTTACGGCAAGATTCGGGAAGCCACAGGAGGGCGGATGAAGTACGCCATCTGTGGAGGCGGTTCCCTGGCAATGCACTTGGAAAACTTTTTTGAAATTGTTGATGTGCAATTGCTGGTAGGTTACGGTTTAACAGAAACCACGCCGGTTTTAACTGCACGGCGTCCCTGGCATAACTTGCGCGGTTCATCTGGCCGGCCTCTACCGGCAACTGAAATTCGCATTGTCGATCCAGAAACTCGCCAAGTCTTACCTGCCGGTGAACGTGGTTTAGTTCTGGCGCGAGGGCCGCAACTCATGCAAGGTTATTTTCAAAATCCCCAAGCAACAAGTAAGGCAATTGACAAAGACGGCTGGTTTGACACCGGCGACTTGGGCTGGCTAACACCGGGTAATGATGTGGTACTCACAGGTCGCGCCAAGGATACCATTGTGCTAACCAATGGGGAAAATATCGAGCCTCAGCCGATTGAAGATGCCTGTGTTCGTAGTCCTTACATTGACCAAATTATGTTAGTCGGTCAAGACCAAAAAGTGCTAGGGGCTTTGATTGTGCCAAACTTAGACGCACTGCAAAAATGGGCAATTGAGCAAAATATCCCGCTGCCGGCAGATGGAAAAGAACTTGATTTGAGTGCTAAGCCGGTGCAAGAGTTGTTCCGCCAAGAATTAAATCGTGAAGTACCAAACCGGCCTGGATACCGCCCAGACGACCGCATTGGACCCTTCCGCCTAATTGCCGAACCCTTTACGATCGAAAACGGCATGATGACACAAACGCTGAAAATTAAGCGACCCGTTGTGATGGAACACTACCGCGATATGATTAACGGGATGTTTTCTTGA